A genomic segment from Spinacia oleracea cultivar Varoflay chromosome 3, BTI_SOV_V1, whole genome shotgun sequence encodes:
- the LOC130469962 gene encoding uncharacterized protein → MIDASSGGALVDKTPTQARALISNMAQNTQQHGTRNDVKRVNGVDLSGIQNQLQESAQQIATLTTLVSKIVASNESKARICGICCNESHSTDKCPELQSEDVNAIGGYSGQRKYDPYSQTYNEGWKDHPNLRYGNRPQFPQSNQPRQYGQPNPPPQSGPSLEDLVKQLTNQIGQVHNQGVEYQKKTDTHLHHIDTQIGQICTSLSNLETQLSGKLPSQTIPNPNGHVKAVTLRSGKVLTEPKMKSREVEKEIEVNPKVGSRERVESEGIVKESEKENEGESKTESDSVVSRFKDLPPFPSRFAKVKKESLDNEILETFRKIEVNIPLLDAIKQVPRYAKFLKELCTNKRHFRPSEKVSMGENISAIIQKKLPPKCKDPGMFCIPCKIGDSKFERCMLDLGASINVMPKSVYDTLNVGSLSKTDIVIQLADRSNAFPIGVLEDVLVQVNELVFPADFYVLDMGDSSDSVPLLLGRPFLKTSKTKIDVHEGNLNMEFDGEIIKFNIFDAMRYPSDINNVSFIDTFDAFDWMAQDVFDKWCDKLLENDVPDYMREISYSSVVAASDVVDVNEKSDFSLPLSVPKSIPSIFFK, encoded by the exons ATGATAGATGCTTCGAGTGGGGGGGCATTAGTGGACAAAACACCAACCCAAGCTAGGGCTTTAATTTCTAATATGGCTCAAAACACCCAACAACATGGTACTAGAAATGATGTTAAAAGAGTAAATGGAGTTGATTTAAGTGGTATTCAGAATCAATTACAAGAAAGTGCTCAACAAATTGCTACTTTAACGACTCTTGTGTCTAAAATTGTTGCTAGTAACGAGTCTAAAGCTAGAATTTGTGGAATTTGTTGTAATGAGTCTCATTCTACTGATAAATGTCCTGAATTGCAATCTGAAGATGTGAATGCTATAGGTGGTTATTCTGGTCAAAGAAAATATGATCCTTACTCACAGACTTATAATGAAGGTTGGAAAGACCACCCTAATCTAAGGTATGGAAATAGACCACAATTTCCACAATCTAATCAACCAAGGCAATACGGTCAACCAAATCCACCACCCCAATCTGGTCCTTCACTAGAAGATTTAGTTAAGCAACTAACAAATCAAATAGGGCAAGTCCATAACCAAGGTGTTGAGTATCAAAAGAAAACTGACACGCACCTTCATCATATAGACACTCAAATAGGTCAGATTTGCACTTCTCTAAGTAATCTTGAAACTCAACTTTCAGGTAAACTTCCATCACAAACAATCCCTAATCCCAATGGTCATGTTAAAGCTGTCACACTTAGGAGTGGTAAAGTGTTAACTGAACCTAAAATGAAAAGTCgtgaagttgaaaaagagataGAAGTCAACCCTAAAGTTGGATCAAGGGAAAGAGTGGAAAGTGAGGGTATTGTGAAGGAgagtgaaaaagaaaatgaagggGAGAGTAAAACTGAATCTGATTCTGTTGTTTCTCGTTTTAAAGATTTGCCTCCTTTCCCTTCTCGATTTGCTAAAGTTAAGAAAGAGAGTCTTGACAATGAAATTTTAGAAACTTTTAGGAAAATTGAAGTCAATATTCCCCTTCTTGATGCTATTAAACAGGTACCTCGTTATGCAAAGTTTCTTAAGGAACTTTGTACTAACAAAAGGCATTTTCGTCCTTCTGAAAAGGTAAGTATGGGGGAAAATATTTCAGCTATTATCCAAAAGAAGCTTCCCCCTAAATGTAAGGATCCTGGCATGTTTTGTATTCCTTGCAAGATTGGTGATTCTAAGTTTGAAAGGTGTATGTTAGATTTAGGAGCCTCCATTAATGTTATGCCGAAATCTGTTTATGATACTTTAAATGTGGGTTCTTTGTCTAAAACTGATATTGTTATTCAGTTAGCTGATAGATCTAACGCATTTCCAATAGGCGTCTTAGAAGATGTacttgtgcaagtgaatgaatTGGTTTTTCCTGCTGACTTTTATGTTCTAGATATGGGTGACAGTAGTGATAGTGTTCCACTGTTGTTAGGTAGACCATTTCTGAAAACTTCTAAGACTAAAATTGATGTTCATGAGGGTAATCTAAATATGGAATTTGATGGAGAAATTATTAAGTTTAATATTTTTGATGCTATGAGATACCCAAGTGATATCAATAATGTTAGTTTCATAGATACTTTTGATGCTTTTGATTGGATGGCTCAGGATGTATTTGATAAGTGGTGTGACAAACTGTTagaaaatgatgttcctgaTTATATGCGTGAAATTTCTTATTCTTCTGTTGTAGCCGCGTCTGATGTGGTTGATGTGAATGAAAAGTCTGATTTTTCTTTGCCTTTATCTGTGCCTAAATCGATTCCTTCTATT ttctttaaatGA
- the LOC130469961 gene encoding uncharacterized protein, with amino-acid sequence MRFNFQASNNEAEYEALICGIQMSKAAGAAKVLVLSDSQLIVSQVKGEYEAKDDAMIKYLEKVRQEVQQLNCFQIQHIPWSENSKADALSKLASSASCDTPRHVFWEVKQTKSIDALRTTILDRTATWMDDIVNFKMNGMLPEDPKQAERLQKKGTWFEIWNGTLYKKAFSRPLLRCVTPEKGHEVLEDLHQGLCSSHIGGRTLAEKALRTGYYWPTLKEDALDLVKRCDKCQRFAHLIRLPAQKLTPITSPIPFAKWRMDLLGPYTTTPGGLHYVIVVVDYFTKWVEAEALKNTKAQDSIVFDNGPQFKTPKLESWLADHGVTTCFASVGRPQANRQVEAFNKIISEGMKKKLDEAKRLWADELPNALWEYNKRVSRRILKVGDFVLRKMEAVGRANEQGKLTPTWEGPYEVYEEVQDGTYRIQDMQGRPILRTWNADNLKKYFF; translated from the exons atgcgtttcaactttcaggcgtcaaacaatGAAGCTGAATATGAAGCCTTGATATGCGGAATCCAAATGAGCAAAGCAGCTGGAGCAGCAAAGGTTCTGGTCCTATCTGACTCACAGCTAATTGTAAGTCAGGTAAAGGGAGAATATGAAGCCAAGGACGACGCCATGATAAAATACTTGGAAAAAGTCCGCCAAGAAGTACAGCAGCTGAATTGCtttcaaatacaacatataccATGGTCCGAAAACAGCAAGGCAGACGCCCTATCCAAGTTGGCCAGCTCAGCATCATGCGACACACCACGTCAtgtattttgggaggtaaagCAGACCAAGAGCATTGATGCTTTGAGGACAACTATCTTAGACCGGACGGCCACTTGGATGGACGATATAGTCAATTTTAAGATGAATGGGATGCTCCCTGAAGATCCCAAGCAGGCGgaaagattacaaaagaaaGGCACCTGGTTCGAGATTTGGAATGGGACTTTATACAAAAAGGCTTTCTCACGGCCTCTTCTTCGCTGCGTAACCCCAGAGAAGGGGCATGAAGTACTGGAGGATCTCcatcagggattatgcagctcACACATAGGGGGGAGGACCTTGGCAGAAAAAGCTCTAAGAACTGGATAttattggcccactctcaaagaagacgctCTTGACTTGGTTAAGCGGTGTGATAAATGTCAACGGTTTGCTCATCTAATTCGACTACCGGCTCAGAAACTAACACCCATCACCAGTCCTATACCATTTGCTAAATGGAGGATGGACCTATTAGGCCCTTATACGACGACCCCAGGGGGACTGCACTATGTGATAGTTGttgtcgactatttcaccaaatgggtagaagctgaagcCCTGAAAAACACCAAGGCACAGGAC TCCATtgtctttgataatgggccacaattcaagacaCCTAAGTTGGAAAGTTGGTTGGCTGATCACGGCGTCACgacatgttttgcatcagttgGCCGACCTCAAGCAAACAGACAGGTAGAAGCATTCAACAAGatcatctctgaagggatgaaaaagaagcttgatgaaGCAAAACGGTTgtgggccgacgagttacccaatgcCTTATG GGAGTACAACAAAAGAGTCTCCAGAAGAATCTTAAAGGTTGGAGATTTTGTGCTAAGGAAGATGGAGGCCGTTGGACGTGCTAATGAACAAGGGAAGCTCACCCCTACCTGGGAAGGTCCATACGAAGTCTATGAAGAGGTTCAGGATGGAACTTACCGAATCCAAGATATGCAGGGGCGTCCAATTTTACGTACTTGGAATGCGGATAACCTGAAGAAATACTTTTTCTAA